One stretch of Podospora bellae-mahoneyi strain CBS 112042 chromosome 2, whole genome shotgun sequence DNA includes these proteins:
- a CDS encoding hypothetical protein (EggNog:ENOG503PYEJ) — MADIRTLHWYESAADNQAITANGWRFQVAKSVATGNGAPIYNVVWQSQGVAPVTDISWKAQYALNWTAALISPGVKVNVGGIWQRCNKGETYDLNPQGYWVPSATPAGPDGAGWLNIGNIDYAYPHVLGIHIIVGVLNNQTGRYEPIFVDQATLPKGSSAKYQPQESVSWWLEGSDLTGQVFSNTKSNATTFDFTNPSNPLTDSYEWSTSYVMRQGQWVIAAGPVPQAFRAPPPSENRVNPLGGKDPILLDLDVGSWIVRFNPPLLGDAMGVAVTALRENLKQQFMGLEVKAVGSEGTALTIQYEAGSAPGALEHIGFPRGSPGPQSTINSALRELQTAGELPKTEEWLIEPAPVEETNGSAPIQARKSKSNGASTHTNTNNNSNSNNSGLAYRYGPAPTDQNPNNFAANYQTKSPFLQQGYPSNPIST; from the exons ATGGCCGACATCCGCACACTTCACTGGTATGAGTCGGCGGCTGACAATCAAGCGATTACTGCCAATGGCTGGAGATTCCAGGTGGCCAAGTCGGTTGCTACAGGAAATGGAGCACCCATTTACAATGTCGTGTGGCAGTCCCAAGGTGTTGCCCCCGTTACCGATATTTCCTGGAAAGCTCAGTATGCTCTCAACTGGACCGCCGCTCTGATCTCGCCTGGCGTCAAAGTCAACGTTGGCGGTATATGGCAGCGATGTAACAAAGGCGAGACCTACGATCTAAACCCACAAG GATACTGGGTGCCCTCTGCAACACCGGCTGGCCctgatggtgctggctggCTCAACATTGGCAACATTGATTATGCATACCCGCATGTCCTTGGAATCCATATCATCGTGGGAGTTTTGAACAACCAGACAGGCAGATACGAACCTATCTTTGTGGACCAGGCAACCCTTCCGAAGGGTAGCTCGGCGAAATACCAGCCACAAGAGAGTGTGAGTTGGTGGCTCGAGGGGAGTGATCTCACTGGTCAGGtcttcagcaacaccaaaTCCAACGCCACAACCTTCGACTTCACGAATCCGAGCAACCCTCTCACAGATTCTTATGAGTGGTCAACTTCGTACGTAATGCGCCAAGGCCAATGGGTCATTGCAGCCGGACCTGTTCCCCAGGCCTTCCGtgcacctcctccgtctGAAAACAGGGTCAACCCCCTCGGCGGGAAGGATCCAATTCTTCTCGACTTGGATGTAGGAAGCTGGATTGTCAGattcaacccccccttgcTCGGCGATGCTATGGGGGTCGCTGTCACAGCTCTCCGGGAAAATCTCAAGCAACAGTTTATGGGACTTGAGGTCAAGGCTGTAGGCAGCGAAGGCACCGCGCTCACAATCCAGTACGAGGCTGGTTCGGCTCCTGGAGCCCTGGAACATATTGGATTTCCCCGCGGTTCTCCCGGACCTCAAAGCACAATCAACAGCGCACTGAGGGAGTTGCAGACAGCCGGCGAACTCCCTAAAACCGAGGAATGGCTTATCGAGCCGGCACCCGTGGAGGAAACAAATGGTTCAGCACCGATCCAGGCGCGCAAGAGCAAATCCAATGGGGCCAGCACCCataccaacaccaacaataACAgtaacagcaacaacagcggCTTGGCCTACCGCTACGGCCCCGCCCCTACTGACCAAAACCCGAACAACTTTGCCGCCAACTACCAGACCAAGTCCCCCTTCCTGCAGCAGGGCTATCCCTCAAACCCCATCTCAACCTAG